In a genomic window of Erythrolamprus reginae isolate rEryReg1 unplaced genomic scaffold, rEryReg1.hap1 scaffold_109, whole genome shotgun sequence:
- the LOC139155900 gene encoding protein ENL-like: MDNQCTVQVKLELGHRAQLRKKPTTEGFTHDWMVFVRGPEQFEIQHFVERVVFRLHQSFPKPKRVCKEPPYKVEESGYAGFIMPIEVYFKNKEEPKKVCFTYDLFLNLEGNPPVNHLRCEKLTFNNPTKEFRHKLIKAGGVMVMPEGAETVSRPSPDYPMLPTIPLSAFSDPKKSKPSHGSKEANKEGGKLSKPHKVTREHRERPRKDSESKNPSRDPEREAGKASKEPSKKHATENKGPKEEGKPLPKAALKEAKLALKEHKVENASPKGAPPPPEGKQPSAKRPLAVESPKPMVKKLKKNSSKAAKTLPTNTHRSTTNTTSSSSASYAEKKLPKEKGPSAKAEKPKPESEPPKAVKKPVEVTVAEESNSEDEASPKSESAVSSPSNSSSSSDSSSDSDFEPSQNHSQGPLRSMVADLQSEESDDDDSSSGEEVAVKSTPVSREARLSHSDSDTDNSADSCLPSRDTPPRQKGPSANNKVSGRKSPESCNKPEKILKKGTYDKAYTDELVELHRRLMALRERNVLQQIVNLIEETGHFNVTNTTFDFDLFSLDETTVRKLQSYLEAVAT, from the exons TGTACAGTCCAGGTGAAGTTGGAGCTCGGACACCGTGCCCAGCTGCGCAAGAAGCCCACCACGGAGGGGTTCACCCACGACTGGATGGTCTTCGTACGAGGCCCGGAGCAGTTTGAGATTCAGCACTTTGTGGAGAGGGTTGTCTTCCGTCTCCATCAGAGCTTCCCTAAACCGAAACGTG TTTGCAAAGAGCCCCCTTACAAAGTGGAGGAGTCTGGCTACGCTGGGTTCATTATGCCCATTGAGGTCTACTTCAAGAACAAG gAGGAACCGAAGAAAGTGTGTTTCACCTACGACCTCTTCCTCAATCTGGAAGGAAACCCCCCGGTCAATCATTTGCGCTGTGAGAAGCTCACCTTTAATAACCCCACCAAGGAATTCCGTCACAAGCTCATCAAAGCCGGAGGG GTGATGGTCATGCCCGAAGGTGCAGAAACCGTCTCCAGGCCGAGTCCTGACTACCCCATGCTTCCCACCATCCCTCTCTCGGCCTTCTCTGATCCTAAGAAGTCCAAGCCATCCCATGGGTCAAAG GAGGCGAACAAAGAGGGGGGCAAACTCTCCAAGCCCCACAAAGTCACCCGGGAGCATCGCGAGAGGCCCCGGAAAGACTCGGAGAGCAAAAATCCCTCTCGGGACCCTGAGCGGGAAGCTGGCAAGGCCTCCAAGGAGCCCTCCAAGAAGCACGCCACCGAGAACAAAGGGCCGAAGGAGGAGGGGAAGCCCCTCCCCAAGGCCGCCCTCAAGGAGGCCAAGCTGGCCCTGAAGGAGCACAAGGTGGAGAACGCCTCCCCCAAGGGGGCTCCCCCGCCCCCCGAAGGCAAGCAGCCCTCGGCCAAGCGGCCCCTGGCGGTGGAGTCGCCCAAGCCCATGGTCAAGAAGCTGAAGAAGAACAGCTCCAAGGCAGCCAAGACCCTCCCCACCAACACCCACCGCTCCACCACCAACACCACCTCCTCCTCGTCCGCCTCCTACGCGGAGAAGAAGCTGCCCAAGGAGAAGGGGCCCAGCGCCAAAGCCGAGAAGCCCAAGCCGGAGAGCGAACCCCCGAAGGCCGTCAAAAAGCCCGTGGAGGTGACCGTGGCCGAGGAGTCCAACTCGGAGGATGAGGCCTCGCCCAAGTCCGAG TCTGCCGTATCCAGTCCTTCCAACTCCAGTTCCAGCTCCGACTCCAGTTCGGACTCGGATTTCGAGCCGTCTCAGAACCACAGTCAAG GGCCTCTGCGTTCCATGGTGGCGGACCTGCAGTCGGAAGAATCGGACGACGACGACAGCTCCTCCGGAGAAGAGGTGGCCGTGAAGTCCACCCCCGTCAGCCGAGAGGCCAG GCTCAGCCACAGCGACAGCGATACCGACAACAGCGCCGACTCCTGCCTGCCGAGTCGAGACACGCCGCCCAGGCAGAAAGGGCCCTCCGCTAACAATAAG GTGTCTGGCAGGAAAAGTCCAGAGTCTTGCAATAAACCGGAGAAGATCTTGAAGAAAGGGACTTACGACAAG GCCTACACGGACGAGTTGGTGGAGCTCCACCGGCGGCTGATGGCTTTACGAGAACGCAACGTCCTGCAGCAG ATCGTGAACCTGATTGAAGAGACCGGCCACTTCAACGTCACCAACACCACCTTCGACTTCGACCTCTTCTCCTTGGACGAGACCACCGTCCGCAAGCTGCAGAGCTACCTGGAGGCGGTGGCCACGTGA